One Epidermidibacterium keratini DNA segment encodes these proteins:
- a CDS encoding helix-turn-helix transcriptional regulator, with product MSGVPRWGSDTPLVGRREELAALTDAVARADGGRPSGILLAGEAGVGKSRLLHALDQHAAEGGALMLTGYCVDLGHGLPYLPFRDAIGALATDGEYAELIARIPAIAPLVSTELAAEEVDSSAVYGGVLRLLDVLSADRTVVLVLEDLHWADESSRNLLHFLLSRLRRQRLVVIGSYRLDDVYRTHPLRRLLAELVRLPDVERLDLPRLSDPELRTLLKALEHDGAAPPRGVLDKIVHQADGNAFYAEELFAARIDDADPASVPTGLSDLLLTRIERLNQAAQRVVRSASVAGRSVPYSLLRATLTLSDDDLDDALRDVASHHVMHSDDGEVYTFRHALLQEAAYADLLPGERVRLHAAYAELLAAADPSPRTAADRAHHLYESNNLAASLRASLEAAEFARRSGAPAQRLTHLENVLELWGSLPAADVPEGVTEGEVLRRAGAAAFQAGQLPRAVSLGEAAIEASTDDAAKVRAQVELAKTLMALDRDGEAHTLTAAALTLAPPDSESRLWALATHARAVVLTLRVGDDGLMDYTEADQTIGEALELARRLGRSDVEADVIVTMMSATQDDRQSDDGAAQLEHALELARSAGRVDVEQRVVFNLAIGRYEAGRLDAALHWSEVGRALALRSGAESSPYALSVRGIEILSLYHRGRWDEALQRVAEAPKGIADDARMAGSYVAIARGERDVADWIASRLPADGRTGGHFMGWLHGGSAMIEHSAWRGDAEAAYDWYTRTAAASMTDFHREPGARLAALALWAIADDGADRWRAIADDLVQVARSALDYNLDRWRVDGPESLAWMAMAEAEYSRIAGGDEIALFEAAYDAFGYGDRYRQAIIAWRLAELYAAAGRKDEAAERLRAAHEFAASVGAAPLLDKLRDLDARARLHAIAEQPASGGAANPLTERELDVLRLVDEGKTNKQIAATLFISAKTASVHVSNILAKTGAGSRTEAAAIARRSGWL from the coding sequence ATGAGCGGCGTGCCGCGCTGGGGATCTGACACACCGCTGGTCGGACGCCGCGAGGAGCTCGCCGCGCTGACCGACGCAGTGGCGCGCGCCGACGGCGGACGGCCGTCGGGGATCCTGCTGGCCGGTGAGGCCGGCGTGGGCAAGAGCCGGCTGCTCCATGCGCTCGACCAGCATGCGGCCGAGGGCGGCGCGCTGATGCTGACCGGCTACTGCGTCGACCTCGGACACGGCCTGCCCTACCTGCCGTTTCGCGATGCGATCGGCGCGCTAGCCACTGACGGCGAGTACGCCGAGCTCATCGCCCGCATCCCGGCGATAGCGCCGCTGGTCAGCACCGAGCTCGCGGCCGAGGAGGTCGACTCGTCTGCGGTGTACGGCGGCGTGCTTCGGCTGCTGGACGTGCTCAGCGCCGACCGCACCGTCGTACTCGTGCTCGAAGACCTGCACTGGGCCGACGAGTCCAGCCGCAACCTGCTGCACTTCCTGCTCAGCCGGCTGCGTCGGCAGCGCCTCGTGGTGATCGGCTCCTACCGGCTCGATGACGTCTATCGCACGCATCCGCTGCGCCGGCTGCTCGCCGAGCTGGTGCGACTGCCAGACGTCGAACGCCTCGATCTGCCGCGGTTGAGCGACCCTGAGCTGCGCACTCTGCTGAAGGCCCTGGAGCATGACGGCGCTGCGCCACCGCGCGGCGTACTCGACAAGATCGTGCATCAGGCCGACGGCAACGCCTTCTACGCCGAAGAGCTGTTTGCCGCCCGCATCGACGATGCCGATCCGGCGAGCGTCCCGACCGGGCTGTCTGACCTGCTGCTGACCCGCATCGAGCGGCTCAACCAGGCCGCGCAGCGGGTCGTGCGCTCGGCGTCGGTCGCCGGGCGGTCGGTGCCCTACTCGCTGCTGCGCGCCACGCTGACGCTGAGCGACGACGACCTCGACGATGCGCTGCGCGATGTCGCCAGCCACCACGTTATGCACTCCGACGACGGCGAGGTCTACACCTTCCGCCACGCGTTGTTGCAGGAGGCGGCGTACGCCGACCTGCTGCCCGGCGAACGTGTGCGGCTGCATGCGGCGTACGCCGAGCTGCTTGCGGCAGCAGATCCCTCGCCGCGGACCGCGGCCGACCGCGCTCATCACCTCTACGAGAGCAACAACCTCGCCGCGTCGCTGCGCGCGTCGTTAGAGGCAGCGGAGTTCGCCCGCCGCTCGGGCGCTCCGGCGCAACGGCTGACGCACCTGGAAAACGTGCTTGAGCTGTGGGGTTCGCTGCCGGCAGCAGATGTGCCGGAGGGGGTCACCGAGGGGGAGGTGCTGCGCCGCGCCGGGGCGGCGGCCTTCCAGGCCGGCCAGCTACCGCGGGCCGTCTCGCTGGGGGAGGCCGCGATCGAGGCAAGCACCGATGACGCCGCGAAGGTACGCGCACAGGTCGAGCTTGCTAAGACGCTGATGGCCCTCGACCGCGACGGGGAGGCGCACACCTTGACGGCGGCTGCGCTCACCCTCGCCCCGCCCGACAGCGAATCCCGCCTGTGGGCGCTGGCTACCCACGCCCGCGCTGTAGTGCTGACGCTGCGCGTCGGCGACGACGGGCTGATGGACTACACCGAAGCCGACCAGACGATCGGCGAGGCACTTGAGCTCGCTCGACGTCTCGGGCGCTCCGACGTCGAGGCCGACGTCATCGTCACGATGATGTCCGCGACGCAGGACGACCGCCAAAGCGACGACGGGGCCGCGCAGCTGGAGCACGCGCTGGAGCTGGCACGCTCGGCTGGCCGCGTCGATGTCGAGCAGCGCGTGGTGTTCAACCTCGCGATCGGTCGCTACGAGGCGGGCCGGCTTGATGCGGCGCTGCACTGGAGCGAGGTCGGTCGCGCCCTCGCGCTGCGATCCGGCGCCGAGTCCAGCCCCTACGCCCTCTCGGTGCGCGGAATCGAGATCCTCTCGCTGTATCACCGCGGTCGGTGGGACGAGGCGCTGCAGCGCGTGGCAGAGGCGCCGAAGGGAATCGCCGACGATGCACGCATGGCCGGCTCCTACGTTGCGATCGCCCGCGGCGAGCGCGACGTCGCCGACTGGATCGCCAGCCGGCTGCCGGCGGATGGACGCACCGGCGGGCACTTCATGGGTTGGCTGCACGGCGGCTCGGCGATGATCGAGCATTCGGCGTGGCGCGGCGATGCCGAGGCGGCGTACGACTGGTACACCCGCACCGCCGCGGCGTCGATGACCGATTTCCACCGCGAGCCCGGCGCCCGGCTCGCCGCGCTCGCGCTCTGGGCGATCGCCGACGACGGCGCCGACAGGTGGCGCGCTATCGCCGACGACCTCGTGCAGGTGGCCCGCAGCGCGCTGGACTACAACCTTGACCGCTGGAGGGTCGACGGACCTGAGTCGCTGGCGTGGATGGCCATGGCCGAAGCGGAGTACTCCCGCATCGCCGGGGGCGATGAGATCGCGCTTTTCGAGGCGGCGTACGACGCCTTCGGGTACGGCGATCGCTACCGCCAGGCCATCATCGCGTGGCGGCTCGCCGAGCTCTACGCCGCCGCCGGGCGCAAGGACGAGGCGGCTGAGCGGCTGCGTGCCGCCCACGAGTTCGCGGCGTCGGTCGGCGCTGCGCCGCTGCTGGACAAGCTCCGAGACCTGGACGCGCGGGCACGGCTGCACGCGATCGCCGAGCAGCCGGCATCTGGGGGCGCGGCCAACCCGCTCACCGAGCGTGAGCTCGACGTACTGCGGCTGGTCGATGAGGGCAAGACCAACAAGCAGATCGCGGCGACGTTGTTCATCAGCGCGAAGACCGCGAGCGTGCATGTCAGCAACATTCTCGCCAAGACCGGCGCCGGCAGCCGCACCGAGGCAGCGGCCATCGCCCGCCGCTCCGGCTGGCTCTAA
- a CDS encoding ABC transporter substrate-binding protein, translated as MLRTTRTRTRTGVVALLVGALALSACSSDRDGGGGGGNGDVDSTFIFAASGDPSSLDPAFASDGESFRISRQIFEGLVGVKPGTADPAPLLAESWEQSEDGLSYTFQLKEGVTFHDGTPFNAEAVCFNFDRQNNFTGIAQSESLSYYWGKLMRGYADTGTSIYGGCETNGDTEVTVSLTQPYAGFIPALSLPAFAMQSPTALEKYKADEVGGTSEAPTLSEYATAYPTGTGPFKFDAWEPGSQVTISAYEDYWGDQGQVQEVIFRVIDEPTARRQALESGSIDGYDLVAPADLGALESAGFNMVNRDPFTVLYLGFNQAVPALADIRVRQAITQAIDKSQLISQVLPEGTVEATQFMPDSVIGYNDGVTTYDYDPEAAKTLLAEAGYTEANPLTLTFNYPVNISRPYMPNPEQIFTNISSQLEAVGITLNPVSNEWGEYLDLIQGGADHGIHLLGWTGDYNDPDNFVGTFFGAKSAEWGFENPELFSALTAGRGLATEEEQEPAYQDINEQIAQYIPGIPLAHPVPTLAFAPRVESYPASPVNDEVFNEIELSE; from the coding sequence ATGTTGAGAACCACCCGCACTCGTACACGGACAGGCGTGGTCGCGCTGTTGGTCGGCGCGCTCGCTTTGTCGGCCTGTTCGAGCGATCGCGACGGCGGTGGAGGTGGAGGAAACGGTGATGTTGACTCCACCTTTATCTTTGCGGCCTCAGGAGACCCCTCGAGCCTCGATCCGGCCTTCGCCAGCGACGGCGAGTCCTTCCGGATCTCGCGTCAGATCTTCGAAGGACTAGTCGGCGTCAAGCCAGGAACGGCCGACCCGGCACCGCTGCTGGCCGAGTCGTGGGAGCAGTCCGAAGACGGACTCTCCTACACCTTCCAACTCAAGGAAGGCGTCACCTTCCACGACGGCACGCCCTTCAACGCCGAAGCGGTCTGCTTCAACTTCGACCGCCAGAACAACTTCACCGGAATCGCCCAGAGCGAGAGCCTCTCCTACTACTGGGGCAAGCTGATGCGCGGCTACGCCGACACCGGCACCTCGATCTACGGCGGCTGCGAGACCAACGGCGACACCGAGGTCACCGTCTCGCTCACCCAGCCGTACGCCGGGTTCATCCCTGCCCTGTCGCTGCCGGCGTTCGCCATGCAGAGCCCGACGGCGCTGGAGAAGTACAAGGCCGACGAGGTCGGCGGCACGTCGGAGGCCCCAACCCTCAGCGAGTACGCGACCGCGTACCCGACGGGCACCGGGCCGTTCAAGTTCGACGCGTGGGAGCCCGGCTCGCAGGTCACCATCAGCGCGTACGAGGACTACTGGGGCGATCAAGGCCAGGTCCAGGAGGTCATCTTCCGGGTGATCGACGAGCCCACCGCACGTCGCCAGGCGCTGGAGTCCGGTTCGATCGACGGCTACGACCTCGTCGCTCCGGCCGACCTCGGCGCGTTGGAGTCGGCCGGGTTCAACATGGTCAACCGCGACCCGTTCACCGTCCTCTACCTCGGGTTCAACCAGGCGGTCCCGGCGCTGGCCGACATCCGCGTGCGGCAGGCGATCACCCAGGCGATCGACAAATCGCAGCTGATCAGCCAGGTGCTGCCGGAGGGAACCGTTGAGGCGACCCAGTTCATGCCGGACTCGGTGATCGGCTACAACGACGGCGTCACGACGTACGACTATGACCCCGAGGCCGCGAAGACGTTGCTCGCCGAGGCCGGCTACACCGAGGCGAACCCGCTGACGCTGACCTTCAACTACCCGGTCAACATCTCCCGTCCGTACATGCCTAACCCGGAGCAGATCTTCACCAATATCTCCAGCCAGCTCGAGGCGGTCGGGATCACGCTGAACCCGGTCTCCAACGAGTGGGGCGAGTACCTGGATCTGATCCAAGGCGGCGCCGACCACGGCATCCACCTGCTGGGCTGGACCGGCGACTACAACGACCCCGACAACTTCGTCGGAACGTTCTTCGGCGCCAAGTCCGCCGAGTGGGGCTTTGAGAACCCCGAGCTGTTCTCTGCCCTCACCGCGGGCCGTGGTCTGGCCACCGAGGAGGAGCAGGAGCCGGCGTACCAGGACATCAACGAGCAGATCGCGCAGTACATCCCCGGCATCCCGCTGGCCCACCCGGTGCCGACGCTCGCGTTTGCGCCGCGCGTCGAGTCCTACCCGGCAAGCCCGGTCAATGACGAGGTGTTCAACGAGATCGAGCTCTCGGAGTAG
- a CDS encoding ABC transporter permease yields the protein MLRTIGKRLLLLIPTLFGLTILLFAWVRALPGGPAAALLGERATPEAIERINRLYGFDRPLYEQYFTWLGRLLQGDFGNSIQTNRPVLEEFGRRFPATIELSIAALIIAIGIGVPLGYWAARRHGKWADHTAVVASLIGVTIPVFFLAFILKYIFAVELGWLPSDGRQDPRINATHHTNFYVLDGILTGEFDAAWDALLHLILPAIALGTIPLAIIVRITRASVLEVQNADYVRTGLAKGVSRRTIRDRFIMRNAMLPVVTTIGLQTGLLISGAVLTETVFAFPGIGGFLASAIFSRDFPVLQGFILMIAIIYALINLIVDVSYSLIDPRVRVQ from the coding sequence GTGTTGCGCACCATAGGCAAACGCCTTCTCCTTCTTATTCCCACGCTGTTTGGCCTGACGATCCTGCTGTTCGCCTGGGTCCGCGCGCTGCCCGGCGGCCCGGCCGCCGCTCTGCTCGGTGAGCGCGCGACGCCCGAGGCGATCGAGCGGATCAACCGCCTCTACGGCTTCGACCGACCGCTCTATGAGCAGTACTTCACCTGGCTTGGCCGGCTGCTGCAAGGCGACTTCGGCAACTCGATCCAGACCAACCGCCCGGTGCTCGAGGAGTTCGGGCGCCGCTTTCCCGCGACGATCGAGCTGTCCATCGCCGCGCTGATCATCGCGATCGGGATCGGCGTACCCCTCGGCTACTGGGCGGCCCGGCGCCACGGCAAGTGGGCCGACCACACCGCCGTCGTGGCGAGCCTCATCGGCGTCACTATCCCGGTCTTCTTCCTGGCCTTCATCCTGAAGTACATCTTCGCCGTCGAGCTGGGCTGGCTGCCCTCGGACGGCCGCCAGGATCCGCGGATCAACGCCACCCACCACACCAACTTCTATGTGCTCGACGGCATCTTGACCGGAGAGTTTGACGCGGCGTGGGATGCGCTGCTGCACTTGATCTTGCCGGCGATCGCGCTCGGCACGATCCCGCTGGCGATCATCGTGCGGATCACTCGCGCGTCGGTGCTCGAAGTGCAGAACGCCGACTACGTGCGCACCGGGTTGGCCAAGGGCGTCAGCCGCCGAACGATTCGTGACCGGTTCATCATGCGCAACGCGATGCTTCCGGTCGTGACCACGATCGGCCTGCAGACCGGCCTGCTGATCTCCGGCGCCGTGCTCACCGAGACGGTGTTCGCCTTCCCCGGCATTGGCGGGTTCCTCGCGAGCGCGATCTTCAGTCGCGACTTTCCCGTCTTGCAGGGTTTCATCTTGATGATCGCGATCATCTACGCGTTGATCAACCTGATCGTCGACGTGTCCTACAGCTTGATCGACCCCCGGGTGAGGGTGCAATGA
- a CDS encoding ABC transporter permease, which yields MTTLPPPPDGGATEPAGTPEVATLTEVRGGFWRDVYRRLRKNPSAWIGAGIVLMFILVALLAPWLAPYGATALPGQSFITPTSIPGPGDVPGFPLGLDRFGGDVLSKLIWGAQASLTIGVVSTAFGLIGGLLLGFLAGMFGGWVDNLIMRLVDILLSIPNLLLAVSIAAVLGQGQLAVMIAIGASQVPVFARLLRASMLQQRSADYVLSAQTLGLGRGRITMSHVLPNSVGPVIVQGTLSLATAVIDAAALSFLGLGGGLPQTAEWGRMLTYAQTELAIAPWLAFLPGICISITALGFTLFGEALREAMDPRTRAR from the coding sequence ATGACCACGCTTCCACCGCCGCCGGACGGCGGCGCTACCGAGCCGGCGGGTACGCCGGAAGTCGCCACGCTCACCGAGGTCCGCGGCGGGTTCTGGCGCGACGTCTACCGCCGCCTGCGCAAGAACCCGAGCGCGTGGATCGGCGCCGGCATCGTGCTGATGTTCATCCTGGTGGCGCTGCTCGCGCCGTGGCTTGCGCCGTACGGCGCGACCGCGCTGCCCGGTCAGAGCTTCATCACCCCGACGAGCATCCCCGGGCCCGGCGATGTTCCGGGCTTCCCGCTGGGCCTTGACCGGTTCGGCGGCGACGTACTGAGCAAGCTCATCTGGGGCGCGCAAGCCTCGCTGACCATCGGCGTCGTCTCGACCGCGTTCGGGCTGATCGGCGGGCTGCTGCTCGGCTTCCTCGCCGGCATGTTCGGCGGCTGGGTCGACAACCTGATCATGCGGCTGGTCGACATCCTGCTGTCGATCCCCAACCTGCTGCTCGCGGTCTCGATCGCGGCGGTCCTCGGCCAAGGCCAGCTCGCAGTCATGATCGCGATCGGCGCGTCTCAGGTGCCGGTCTTTGCCCGCCTGCTACGGGCATCGATGCTGCAGCAACGCAGTGCCGACTACGTGCTGTCGGCGCAGACCCTCGGGCTAGGACGCGGGCGGATCACGATGAGCCACGTGCTGCCGAACTCGGTCGGACCGGTCATCGTGCAGGGCACGCTGTCACTGGCCACCGCGGTCATCGACGCGGCGGCCCTGTCCTTCCTCGGACTCGGCGGCGGCTTGCCGCAGACCGCGGAGTGGGGCCGGATGCTGACCTACGCCCAGACCGAGCTGGCGATCGCGCCGTGGCTGGCGTTCCTGCCCGGCATCTGCATCTCGATCACCGCTCTTGGCTTCACCTTGTTCGGCGAGGCGCTGCGCGAGGCGATGGACCCGAGGACGCGAGCACGATGA
- a CDS encoding ABC transporter ATP-binding protein, whose amino-acid sequence MTIDAQRPPLLQVKDVAIEFTTVTGKVQAVEGVDFEIEAGETVAIVGESGSGKSTTAMSLIGLLPGNGKVVRGSITLDGDELVGASEQKLRTVRGAQIGLVPQDPMSNLNPVSKIGTQIGETLLAHGLATKKNVEEKVVETLAAAGLPDAADRANQYPHEFSGGMRQRALIAIGLACNPRLLIADEPTSALDVTVQKTILDQLGRMTDDLDTSVLLITHDLGLAAERASRVIVMNRGKIVEQGPARQILEDPQHPYTKALVSAAPSVAVARLRPEVFREQTDEGTAESVDHIVEVEGLTKLYPIRGQKEDFAAVSDVSFAIPRGETVALVGESGSGKTTTARMLLKVIEPTSGSMTFDGQDVAGLKGKELREFRQKVQPIFQDPYSSLNPMFTIERIVGEPLAFYKRGSARDRTKRVRQLLDDVALPESMLRRYPSELSGGQRQRVAIARALALSPELVVCDEPVSALDVLVQDQILTLLRDLQQEYRLSYLFISHDLAVVRLISDYVCVMKDGKLVEAASSEEIFTNPREEYTRRLLGSIPGNELDIAM is encoded by the coding sequence ATGACGATCGACGCGCAGCGTCCGCCGCTGCTGCAGGTCAAGGACGTCGCGATCGAGTTCACGACGGTCACCGGCAAGGTGCAGGCGGTCGAAGGCGTCGACTTTGAGATCGAGGCCGGTGAGACCGTCGCTATCGTCGGCGAGTCCGGTTCCGGCAAGTCGACCACCGCGATGTCGCTGATCGGGCTGCTACCGGGCAACGGCAAGGTCGTGCGCGGCAGCATCACCCTCGATGGCGATGAGCTCGTCGGGGCCAGCGAGCAAAAGCTGCGCACCGTGCGTGGCGCCCAGATCGGCCTGGTGCCGCAGGATCCGATGTCCAACCTGAACCCGGTCTCCAAGATCGGCACGCAGATCGGGGAGACGCTGCTGGCGCACGGGCTCGCGACCAAGAAGAACGTCGAAGAGAAGGTCGTCGAGACACTCGCGGCCGCCGGGCTACCCGACGCGGCCGACCGGGCCAACCAGTACCCGCACGAGTTCTCCGGCGGCATGCGCCAGCGGGCGCTGATCGCGATCGGGCTGGCGTGCAACCCGCGGCTGCTGATCGCCGACGAGCCGACCAGCGCGCTCGATGTCACCGTCCAGAAGACCATCCTCGACCAGCTGGGCAGGATGACCGACGACCTCGACACGTCGGTGCTGCTGATCACCCACGATCTCGGGCTCGCCGCCGAGCGCGCATCGCGGGTCATCGTGATGAACCGTGGCAAGATCGTCGAGCAGGGCCCGGCGCGCCAGATCCTGGAGGACCCGCAGCACCCCTATACCAAGGCGCTGGTCAGCGCGGCCCCGTCGGTCGCCGTGGCGCGGTTGCGCCCGGAGGTGTTCCGGGAGCAGACCGACGAGGGTACGGCGGAGTCGGTCGATCACATCGTCGAGGTCGAAGGTCTCACCAAGCTCTATCCGATCCGCGGCCAGAAGGAGGACTTCGCCGCTGTCAGCGACGTATCGTTCGCCATTCCGCGCGGCGAGACCGTTGCGCTCGTCGGTGAGTCCGGATCCGGCAAGACCACGACGGCACGCATGCTGCTGAAGGTCATCGAGCCGACGAGCGGGTCGATGACCTTCGACGGACAGGACGTCGCCGGGCTGAAGGGCAAGGAGCTTCGCGAGTTCCGCCAGAAGGTCCAGCCGATCTTCCAGGACCCCTACTCCTCGCTCAACCCGATGTTCACCATCGAGCGGATCGTCGGTGAACCGCTGGCCTTCTACAAGCGCGGCTCGGCCAGGGACCGCACCAAGCGGGTGCGCCAGCTGCTCGACGACGTCGCACTGCCGGAGTCGATGCTGCGGCGCTACCCGTCGGAGCTGTCCGGTGGGCAGCGTCAGCGCGTGGCGATCGCGCGAGCCTTGGCGCTGTCTCCGGAGCTGGTGGTCTGCGACGAGCCGGTGTCGGCGCTCGACGTACTCGTGCAGGACCAGATCCTGACCCTGCTGCGCGACCTGCAGCAGGAGTACCGGCTGAGCTACCTGTTTATCTCGCACGATCTCGCCGTCGTGCGGCTGATCTCGGACTACGTGTGCGTGATGAAGGACGGCAAGCTCGTCGAGGCCGCCTCCAGCGAGGAGATCTTCACCAACCCGCGCGAGGAGTACACCCGCCGGCTGCTTGGCTCGATCCCCGGCAACGAGCTCGACATCGCGATGTAG
- a CDS encoding YczE/YyaS/YitT family protein, whose protein sequence is MSTPTPRDMPLREIVVRSAYALVGVAVLGLGAAVLLVGGLGVDPFTALNTGISDLIGWDLGTTQLVTNALLFAAVWVFGRNQIGPGTVINMVLTGYFIGWFSDWLAGWVPEERTLFGAAIFFAIGLVIFDFGASAYISAGVGTAPYDAIAPIIVERTSWKYRNVRAVQDLACVAGAVLVGGQVGVGTVVTAFFNGPLIEHYSEKFNSVAVERLVRATGGASTAQHRTSDTTQATDGD, encoded by the coding sequence ATGAGCACACCGACACCCCGCGACATGCCGCTGCGCGAGATCGTCGTGCGCTCGGCGTACGCCTTGGTCGGCGTCGCCGTGCTCGGCCTCGGCGCCGCCGTACTGCTCGTCGGCGGACTCGGCGTCGACCCGTTCACCGCGCTCAACACCGGGATCAGCGACCTGATCGGCTGGGATCTCGGCACTACCCAGCTCGTCACCAACGCCCTGCTCTTTGCCGCCGTGTGGGTGTTCGGGCGCAACCAGATCGGTCCGGGCACCGTGATCAACATGGTGCTCACCGGCTACTTCATCGGCTGGTTCAGCGACTGGCTCGCCGGCTGGGTGCCCGAGGAACGCACGCTGTTTGGGGCGGCGATCTTCTTCGCCATCGGGCTGGTGATCTTCGACTTCGGTGCGAGCGCCTACATCAGCGCCGGCGTCGGGACCGCGCCGTACGACGCGATCGCGCCGATCATCGTCGAGCGGACAAGCTGGAAGTACCGCAACGTGCGCGCGGTGCAGGACCTCGCGTGCGTCGCGGGCGCCGTACTCGTCGGCGGGCAGGTCGGGGTGGGCACCGTCGTCACCGCGTTCTTCAACGGCCCGCTCATCGAGCACTACTCCGAGAAGTTCAACTCCGTCGCGGTCGAACGTCTCGTGCGCGCGACCGGCGGAGCCAGCACAGCTCAGCACCGCACTTCTGACACCACGCAGGCTACGGATGGAGACTGA
- a CDS encoding alcohol dehydrogenase catalytic domain-containing protein, translating into MRALTITPGQANSLAVTDVADVTQSDDRLLVQGLLMGVCGTDHELNGGKYGWAPPGRSELIIGHESLGRVVAAPADSGFSEGDLIAGVVRRPDPVPCMACGHGAFDMCRNGQYTERGIKELDGFGSQMWDIEPAYAVPVRADVGESGVLIEPTSVVAKAWAEIEAVGERSWFAPQSVVISGAGPVGLLAALLGTQRELDVHVVDVVTDGPKPELVARLGATYHSDEFENVLREVRPDVVIDTTGLSALLAAAMRELTPYRITCLLGMHDAQRKTGIDLATWGKTTVLDNGVVVGSVNANVQHWQQAADALAAADPDWLRSLITRRVPLRSALEAFQRADGDVKVVIDLQD; encoded by the coding sequence ATGCGCGCATTGACGATCACCCCAGGGCAGGCCAACTCGCTTGCTGTCACCGATGTCGCGGACGTGACGCAGTCCGATGACCGGTTGCTCGTGCAGGGGCTGCTGATGGGGGTGTGCGGCACCGACCACGAGCTCAACGGCGGGAAGTACGGGTGGGCGCCGCCGGGACGATCGGAGCTGATCATCGGGCACGAGTCGCTCGGTCGGGTCGTGGCCGCCCCCGCGGACTCGGGCTTCTCCGAAGGCGACCTGATCGCCGGAGTCGTACGCCGCCCCGACCCGGTGCCCTGCATGGCCTGTGGTCACGGCGCTTTTGACATGTGCCGCAACGGCCAGTACACCGAGCGCGGCATCAAGGAGCTGGACGGTTTCGGTTCGCAGATGTGGGACATCGAGCCGGCGTACGCCGTGCCCGTGCGCGCCGACGTTGGCGAGTCCGGCGTACTCATCGAACCCACGTCGGTGGTCGCCAAGGCGTGGGCGGAGATCGAGGCCGTCGGCGAGCGCAGCTGGTTTGCCCCGCAGTCGGTCGTCATCAGCGGCGCCGGGCCGGTGGGGCTGCTCGCGGCGCTGCTGGGCACCCAGCGCGAGCTCGACGTACACGTCGTCGACGTCGTGACCGACGGACCCAAGCCGGAGCTCGTCGCTCGCCTCGGCGCGACCTACCACAGCGACGAGTTCGAAAACGTGCTGCGGGAGGTGCGCCCAGATGTCGTCATCGACACGACCGGGCTGTCGGCGCTGCTGGCCGCCGCGATGCGCGAGCTCACGCCGTACCGCATCACCTGTCTGCTGGGTATGCACGATGCGCAGCGCAAGACCGGCATCGATCTCGCGACGTGGGGCAAGACCACCGTGCTGGACAACGGCGTCGTCGTCGGCAGCGTCAACGCCAACGTGCAGCATTGGCAACAGGCCGCAGACGCGCTCGCGGCTGCTGACCCGGACTGGCTGCGGTCGCTGATCACCCGGCGCGTGCCGCTGCGCAGCGCGCTTGAGGCGTTCCAGCGAGCCGACGGCGACGTGAAGGTCGTCATCGATCTGCAGGACTAG